The following are encoded together in the Pieris napi chromosome 17, ilPieNapi1.2, whole genome shotgun sequence genome:
- the LOC125057971 gene encoding uncharacterized protein LOC125057971, producing MSPGERAALGRREHPRPNYAATAPGFPPPYYPPYGVPHPNAWLGAPLISMAGRTQQQRNTPISKLAMHAQGAPLIIQNRHDRRKYTTVPEQRNHRPLGYSEHNITRDNGEVSEGSRPRNQLQQSRSNRTGRNNNTDAVSVASDESSGSTNSETMLPRIIKPRKRRKKDRKPNNIVPHDISNSGLELGEVDHCAGTNMGSTPHVYEESYCREVSLPYRLDVKALGYPDPVPETYKVTALGEALEATRFGLTEAVSPSESAVSSCQCRYCDPVGQIWDADSIAHLLDESSSGDFPPTKLEESMKVVGPLGRRGVDTILRRSWSDPSARVPERREINNIETLSAPNLYSLFPPSKRTSSPEPRSPLALEISSEIVTSMNGHRDLEIKLFSTSPPAMNSGRRSFFDDNSASVVKTCTIKENELNSAVDSETTVSGANGVKSDNVDKGCLPAYVTGETSRNNCDLALVSA from the coding sequence ATGAGTCCGGGCGAGCGCGCCGCCCTCGGGCGTCGCGAGCACCCTCGCCCTAACTATGCTGCCACCGCACCGGGATTTCCGCCACCATACTACCCGCCTTACGGAGTGCCGCATCCCAACGCATGGCTAGGGGCTCCCCTTATATCCATGGCAGGTCGCACGCAACAACAGAGGAACACGCCTATTTCAAAGCTTGCCATGCACGCTCAGGGCGCTCCCCTTATCATACAAAATAGGCACGATCGACGAAAGTACACAACCGTTCCAGAACAGCGTAATCATCGGCCGCTCGGATATTCTGAACATAACATTACTAGAGACAATGGCGAAGTGTCTGAAGGATCTAGGCCACGAAATCAATTACAACAGTCGCGTTCGAATCGAACTGgacgtaataataatacagacGCGGTCAGCGTGGCCAGCGATGAAAGTTCCGGCTCCACAAATTCAGAAACCATGTTGCCACGCATAATTAAACCTAGAAAACGGCGTAAAAAAGATAGAAAACCCAATAACATTGTCCCGCACGATATCTCCAACTCCGGACTAGAACTGGGTGAAGTTGATCATTGCGCTGGTACAAATATGGGATCGACGCCGCACGTTTACGAGGAATCTTATTGCAGAGAGGTGTCATTACCGTATCGTTTAGATGTGAAAGCACTAGGTTACCCGGATCCAGTGCCGGAGACTTATAAAGTTACTGCGTTGGGTGAGGCATTAGAGGCTACGCGTTTTGGTTTAACTGAGGCAGTTTCTCCCTCCGAATCTGCTGTGAGCTCGTGTCAGTGCAGATATTGTGATCCTGTCGGACAAATTTGGGATGCTGATTCCATTGCACACTTACTGGATGAAAGTTCAAGTGGCGATTTCCCACCTACAAAGTTAGAGGAGTCTATGAAGGTAGTAGGGCCCTTAGGAAGAAGAGGTGTTGACACTATTCTGCGACGTAGTTGGAGCGATCCATCAGCGCGAGTCCCTGAACGAagggaaattaataatatcgaAACTTTGTCGGCTCCTAACTTATATTCCTTGTTTCCGCCATCAAAAAGAACTAGCTCCCCTGAGCCAAGGTCACCACTGGCCTTAGAAATATCATCGGAGATTGTCACCTCAATGAATGGACATCGTgacttagaaataaaattgttttccaCTTCGCCTCCGGCAATGAACTCTGGGCGCCGTTCTTTTTTCGACGATAACAGTGCAAGTGTTGTTAAAACATGTACGATAAAAGAAAATGAGCTAAACAGTGCAGTGGACAGTGAAACAACAGTGTCTGGTGCGAACGGCGTTAAAAGTGACAATGTGGACAAGGGATGTTTGCCGGCGTACGTTACCGGCGAGACCTCTCGCAACAATTGTGATCTAGCCTTAGTTTCTGCCTAA